One stretch of Rosistilla oblonga DNA includes these proteins:
- a CDS encoding alpha/beta fold hydrolase translates to MNSDAIWQNEYPFTSRWHEADGHRYHFISEGAGDQTILAVHGNPTWSFYWRNVVQRFSDSRRVVAVDHIGCGMSDKPQEYDYCLETHAANLGSLIEAEDLRQITLLAHDWGGAIGLLALTKHVDRFERIVLLNTGAFPPPYVPWRIGVLRCPVLGPLAIRGLNAFAGPAVTMAMSRRSLSPEARAGLLAPYKNWADRVAIDRFVQDIPMSPSHRTWQPLERLEAALPSLSHLPTMLIWGMKDWCFRPECMDRIKKSMPHAQTVPIADAGHYVMEDATEEVLDSIGSFFQSTDAPSATSATSHPST, encoded by the coding sequence ATGAACAGCGACGCAATCTGGCAAAACGAATATCCTTTTACTTCGCGATGGCACGAAGCCGACGGGCATCGTTACCATTTCATCAGCGAAGGGGCTGGCGATCAAACGATCCTAGCGGTTCACGGCAATCCGACGTGGAGCTTTTATTGGCGAAACGTCGTCCAGCGTTTCTCCGATTCGCGGCGCGTTGTGGCTGTCGACCACATCGGTTGCGGGATGAGCGACAAGCCGCAGGAATACGATTATTGCCTGGAAACCCATGCGGCGAACCTGGGCAGCTTGATCGAAGCAGAGGACCTGCGGCAGATCACGCTGCTGGCTCACGATTGGGGCGGTGCGATTGGCCTGTTGGCACTGACTAAGCACGTCGACCGATTCGAGCGGATCGTGTTGCTGAACACCGGCGCATTTCCTCCACCTTACGTCCCTTGGCGGATCGGAGTGCTGCGGTGCCCCGTGCTGGGGCCTTTGGCAATCCGTGGACTCAACGCTTTTGCGGGCCCCGCGGTGACGATGGCGATGTCGCGTCGATCGCTCAGCCCCGAGGCGCGAGCTGGTTTACTGGCCCCTTACAAAAATTGGGCCGATCGGGTGGCGATTGATCGCTTTGTGCAAGACATTCCAATGTCGCCGTCGCATCGCACCTGGCAACCGCTGGAACGTTTAGAGGCCGCGCTGCCGAGCCTCTCGCATCTCCCCACGATGTTAATTTGGGGGATGAAGGACTGGTGCTTCCGCCCCGAATGTATGGACCGAATTAAAAAGTCGATGCCACACGCCCAGACCGTCCCGATCGCGGATGCGGGGCACTATGTGATGGAGGATGCGACGGAAGAGGTGCTCGATTCGATCGGCAGTTTTTTCCAGTCGACCGACGCCCCGTCAGCGACTTCGGCAACGAGCCACCCGTCGACCTAG
- a CDS encoding ribonuclease D, protein MKNHETITSREGLDDFCQRLAKEPLLAFDTEFVSEDRYRPELCLLQVAAGDLLAIIDPIAIGTTQPFWDLISTPGRTVIVHAGREEMRFCWRFAGKPIAGCFDVQMAAGFVGIEYPASLGTLVKTICGKTLGKGETRTDWRRRPLSDGQIEYALQDVIDLATLHSTIGKMVDDLERRTWLDEEIATLQATIANNEESENWHRVSGSSSLPPRQMAIIRELWRWREARAQKIDQPARRVLRDDLIVELARRGSPDPKRINSIRGMERRNLQPHHEAIAQAIGVALDLDDSELPVKPRGERRAKVPMLSQFLSTAIACVSRTHKMAPAIVGNADDVRELLTYEMSGNKNAPKPALLRGWRGDVVGKAFRDVLDGKLAIRVANRQAEQPLEFIEVQP, encoded by the coding sequence TTGAAGAATCACGAAACAATAACCAGCCGCGAAGGGCTCGATGATTTTTGCCAACGGCTCGCCAAAGAGCCGTTGCTGGCTTTCGATACCGAATTCGTTTCGGAGGATCGCTACCGCCCCGAGCTCTGTTTGTTGCAGGTGGCCGCTGGCGATCTGTTGGCAATCATCGATCCGATCGCGATCGGGACCACTCAGCCCTTTTGGGATCTGATCTCCACTCCTGGCCGAACGGTGATCGTTCATGCGGGACGCGAAGAGATGAGATTTTGCTGGCGTTTTGCCGGCAAGCCGATCGCGGGTTGCTTCGACGTTCAAATGGCTGCCGGATTCGTCGGGATCGAATACCCGGCGTCGCTGGGAACGTTGGTCAAGACGATCTGCGGCAAGACGTTAGGCAAAGGGGAGACGCGGACCGATTGGCGTCGCCGCCCGTTGTCCGATGGCCAGATCGAATACGCGCTTCAGGATGTGATCGATCTCGCCACGCTGCATTCGACGATCGGCAAGATGGTCGACGATCTCGAGCGACGGACTTGGTTGGACGAAGAGATCGCGACGCTGCAAGCGACGATCGCCAACAATGAAGAGAGCGAAAACTGGCACCGCGTTTCGGGCAGCAGCAGCCTGCCGCCGCGTCAGATGGCGATCATCCGCGAACTGTGGCGATGGCGTGAAGCTCGGGCTCAGAAGATCGATCAACCGGCACGCCGCGTTTTGCGCGACGATCTAATCGTCGAACTGGCTCGCCGCGGCAGCCCCGATCCCAAGCGAATCAACAGCATCCGCGGGATGGAGCGTCGAAACTTGCAGCCGCATCACGAAGCGATAGCGCAAGCGATCGGCGTCGCGTTGGATCTGGACGACAGCGAATTGCCGGTCAAGCCGCGTGGCGAACGCCGCGCCAAGGTCCCGATGCTCAGCCAGTTTCTGTCGACTGCGATCGCCTGTGTCTCGCGAACTCACAAGATGGCTCCGGCGATCGTTGGCAACGCCGACGACGTCCGCGAACTGTTGACCTACGAGATGAGCGGCAATAAGAACGCTCCTAAACCGGCGCTGTTACGCGGCTGGCGAGGCGATGTTGTCGGCAAGGCGTTTCGCGACGTGTTGGATGGCAAGCTGGCGATCCGCGTCGCAAACCGGCAGGCGGAACAGCCGCTGGAATTCATCGAAGTCCAGCCCTAG
- a CDS encoding GNAT family N-acetyltransferase: protein MGITYFKRYRMELDLERFVPSEYRLPEGYEVLPWSEDLVRQHGLAKHEAFQWELDANVFPCLGQRDGCLRLMQEIAGRSNFVPEATWLLRFREPDSRKPQPVGTVQGIQSEGWGALQNLGIAKPHRGLGLGTILLNLATQGFQKIGLTRMHLEVTTDNTAALRLYERLGYRRAKTVFKAADVAMA, encoded by the coding sequence ATGGGCATCACCTACTTCAAACGATATCGCATGGAACTGGACCTGGAACGGTTTGTCCCATCGGAATATCGCTTGCCCGAAGGTTACGAAGTCCTTCCCTGGTCGGAGGATCTGGTCCGCCAGCACGGCTTGGCGAAACACGAAGCCTTCCAGTGGGAACTCGACGCCAACGTCTTCCCCTGCCTGGGACAGCGCGATGGCTGCCTGCGGTTGATGCAAGAGATCGCCGGCCGATCGAATTTTGTCCCCGAAGCGACCTGGCTACTGAGGTTTCGCGAACCCGATTCGCGGAAGCCGCAACCGGTCGGAACGGTGCAGGGGATCCAGTCCGAAGGCTGGGGAGCCCTACAGAATTTGGGGATCGCAAAACCACACCGCGGTCTGGGACTGGGGACGATCCTGCTGAACCTCGCCACGCAGGGCTTCCAAAAGATTGGGCTCACGCGGATGCATCTGGAAGTCACCACCGACAACACCGCCGCGCTACGACTGTACGAGCGACTCGGTTACCGCCGCGCAAAAACCGTTTTTAAAGCAGCCGACGTCGCGATGGCTTGA
- a CDS encoding SDR family NAD(P)-dependent oxidoreductase, whose product MPFDLTGSTTLITGGTQGVGAAIAIAISGAGGNVVLHGLHDDDAAQQTLAACRDQGVTADLVLGDLAGPNEACIESLFTAATTAHPQINMLVNNAGTYIDLPFLEMDFQRYQKTMQLNVAAGFFLTQAFARRWVEQKTRGRVLFTGSINGQLAEPDHVAYDSSKGAVLAMVKSMCVALAPHGIRVNGMAPGLVKTPLTGVLETDSDLDAWMRLHTPNGQVPQASACGGAAVFLLSDEAEHVHGQMLLVDGGMSVWQQPDLPSQLRGKLS is encoded by the coding sequence GTGCCATTTGATCTCACCGGTTCGACAACTTTGATCACCGGCGGCACCCAAGGTGTCGGTGCAGCGATCGCGATCGCGATCTCCGGGGCTGGCGGCAACGTGGTATTGCACGGACTGCACGACGACGATGCAGCTCAGCAAACGTTGGCTGCTTGCCGCGATCAGGGCGTGACTGCCGATCTGGTTCTCGGCGACCTCGCCGGCCCGAACGAGGCTTGCATCGAATCGCTGTTCACCGCCGCCACAACCGCTCATCCGCAGATCAACATGTTGGTCAACAACGCCGGGACTTACATCGATCTGCCGTTTTTGGAGATGGATTTCCAGCGGTACCAAAAGACGATGCAGTTGAACGTCGCGGCTGGATTCTTCTTAACCCAGGCCTTCGCGCGGCGATGGGTGGAACAGAAAACACGCGGCCGCGTGCTGTTCACTGGATCGATCAACGGCCAGTTGGCGGAACCCGATCACGTCGCTTACGACAGCAGCAAAGGAGCCGTCTTGGCGATGGTGAAGTCGATGTGCGTGGCGTTGGCTCCGCATGGGATTCGGGTCAACGGCATGGCTCCCGGGCTCGTTAAAACTCCTTTGACCGGCGTCTTGGAAACCGACAGCGACCTCGATGCCTGGATGCGTTTGCACACGCCGAACGGCCAGGTCCCGCAGGCTTCGGCGTGCGGTGGCGCAGCGGTCTTCTTGTTGAGCGACGAAGCGGAGCACGTCCACGGACAGATGCTGTTGGTCGATGGCGGGATGAGTGTCTGGCAACAACCCGATCTACCGTCGCAGCTGCGAGGCAAGCTGTCCTAA
- the metK gene encoding methionine adenosyltransferase, with translation MSSGKYLFTSESVSMGHPDKLADQISDGILDALLEQDPHSRVACETMVTTGMACIAGEISSKANVKFSEVVRQVINEVGYTDDQMGINGSTCAVLVSLDAQSPDIAQGVDENSDSGKEIGAGDQGLMFGYACKDTPELMPLPIALSHRIINRITEVRQSGEIGWIRPDNKAQVTVEYEGNKPVRIDTVVVSTQHSPDVDHATIVKEVTEKVIAPCLPAELDKGDIKYHINPTGKFVVGGPHGDCGLTGRKIIVDTYGGWGRHGGGAFSGKDATKVDRSAAYMARHIAKTIVASGVAERCEVQLAYAIGVTEPVSVHVDTQGTGTLSDDQICAAIREFFPLTPGGIIDYLDLRRPIFRPTAAGGHFGRSGDGFTWEKTDRAEEFATVCKNTSVAV, from the coding sequence GTGTCTAGTGGCAAATACTTATTTACCAGTGAATCGGTCAGCATGGGGCATCCCGACAAACTGGCGGACCAGATCTCCGACGGAATCCTCGACGCGCTGCTGGAACAAGACCCCCACAGCCGCGTTGCTTGCGAAACCATGGTCACCACCGGAATGGCTTGCATCGCCGGTGAGATCTCGTCGAAAGCAAACGTCAAATTTTCCGAAGTCGTGCGTCAAGTGATCAACGAAGTTGGTTACACCGACGACCAGATGGGCATCAACGGCAGCACCTGCGCCGTGTTGGTCTCGCTGGACGCGCAAAGCCCCGACATCGCTCAAGGCGTCGACGAAAACTCCGACAGCGGAAAAGAGATCGGTGCCGGCGACCAAGGCCTGATGTTCGGCTACGCTTGCAAAGACACTCCCGAATTGATGCCGCTGCCGATCGCACTGTCGCACCGCATCATCAACCGGATCACCGAAGTCCGCCAGAGTGGCGAGATCGGATGGATTCGTCCCGACAACAAAGCTCAAGTCACCGTCGAATACGAAGGCAACAAGCCAGTCCGTATCGATACCGTTGTCGTTTCGACGCAACACAGCCCCGATGTCGATCACGCGACGATCGTCAAAGAGGTTACCGAGAAGGTGATCGCTCCGTGCCTGCCAGCCGAACTGGACAAGGGCGACATCAAGTACCACATCAACCCGACCGGCAAGTTTGTCGTCGGCGGACCTCACGGCGACTGTGGCCTGACCGGCCGCAAGATCATCGTCGACACCTACGGCGGCTGGGGCCGTCACGGTGGCGGTGCATTCAGCGGTAAAGATGCGACCAAGGTCGATCGCAGCGCTGCCTACATGGCTCGCCACATCGCCAAGACGATCGTTGCTTCGGGCGTTGCCGAACGCTGCGAAGTCCAATTGGCGTACGCGATCGGTGTCACCGAACCTGTCAGCGTTCACGTCGACACGCAGGGAACCGGAACGCTGTCGGACGATCAAATCTGCGCTGCGATCCGCGAGTTCTTCCCACTGACCCCCGGTGGCATCATCGATTACTTGGACCTCCGTCGTCCGATCTTCCGTCCGACCGCAGCAGGCGGCCACTTCGGTCGCAGCGGCGATGGTTTCACGTGGGAAAAGACCGACCGCGCTGAAGAATTTGCTACCGTTTGCAAGAACACTTCCGTTGCCGTCTAA
- the aroF gene encoding 3-deoxy-7-phosphoheptulonate synthase, with product MILILKSDATEPQIQHVIERVESLGFGAHLSRGTFRTIIGLIGDEQRLQAEPLSAIPGVAEVLPVMPAYKLASLDAHPLPSVIDVGGVPVGGGQLAMIAGPCAVEEPDRMLRIAKAVKAAGANIFRGGAYKPRTSPYSFQGLGEEGLKILRDVGDECGMPIVTEVTDPRNVETVAKYADLLQIGARNMQNFVLLTEAGQSSKPVLLKRGMSATIVDWLMSAEYVLAQGNPNVILCERGIKSFDPSTRNLFDVAAVPVVKGLSHLPVIVDPSHATGKPALIPPCALAGVAAGADGVHIEVHDQPEVAKSDGPQALLPDQYGEVAQQIAKLAALLGKTIAPLPAGKSAS from the coding sequence TTGATTCTGATCCTGAAAAGCGACGCAACCGAACCGCAGATCCAACATGTCATCGAACGTGTCGAATCGCTAGGTTTTGGTGCGCACCTGAGTCGTGGAACGTTCCGTACGATCATCGGCCTAATCGGCGATGAACAGCGTCTGCAGGCTGAACCGCTGAGTGCGATTCCGGGAGTCGCTGAGGTTTTGCCGGTGATGCCCGCCTACAAGCTGGCTTCGCTCGACGCCCATCCGCTCCCCAGCGTGATCGATGTCGGTGGAGTCCCGGTTGGCGGGGGACAGCTTGCCATGATCGCCGGCCCTTGTGCCGTCGAGGAGCCCGATCGGATGCTGCGGATCGCCAAGGCGGTCAAAGCGGCTGGAGCCAATATTTTCCGCGGCGGCGCCTACAAACCACGCACCAGTCCCTACAGCTTCCAAGGTCTGGGAGAAGAGGGACTGAAGATTCTCCGCGACGTCGGCGATGAATGTGGGATGCCGATCGTGACCGAGGTGACCGATCCGCGGAACGTCGAAACCGTTGCCAAATACGCCGATCTGCTGCAGATCGGGGCTCGCAACATGCAGAACTTTGTCCTGCTGACCGAAGCGGGCCAGTCGAGCAAGCCGGTGCTGCTGAAGCGCGGGATGAGCGCGACGATCGTCGATTGGTTGATGAGTGCCGAATATGTGCTGGCACAAGGCAATCCGAACGTGATCCTTTGCGAACGCGGAATCAAAAGCTTCGACCCTTCGACGCGGAACCTGTTCGATGTCGCTGCGGTCCCCGTCGTCAAAGGCTTGAGCCATCTGCCGGTGATCGTCGACCCGAGCCATGCGACCGGCAAACCTGCGTTGATTCCGCCCTGTGCGTTGGCGGGAGTTGCTGCGGGTGCCGATGGGGTTCATATCGAAGTCCACGATCAACCGGAAGTCGCCAAGAGCGATGGACCGCAAGCGTTGCTGCCCGATCAATATGGCGAGGTGGCCCAGCAGATCGCCAAACTGGCGGCGCTGCTTGGCAAAACCATCGCCCCGCTGCCGGCTGGCAAATCCGCTAGCTAA
- the tpiA gene encoding triose-phosphate isomerase, translated as MRKPFICGNWKMNTRGECGVALAKAVAAGIPAGSEVEVGVCPPACYLGGVGAAIAGSAVGLGAQNMLAEADGAFTGEINPAMLNDLGCRYVILGHSERRQFFGETNEGVSKKTGAALAAGLVPIVCVGETLEQREGNQTEAVVAEQIAGSLAGISAEQLPTVVIAYEPVWAIGTGKVASPEQAEAVHAHIRKLLSDKFGSEAAEKVRIQYGGSVKPGNAAELLGQPNIDGALVGGASLKAEDFLGIIAAA; from the coding sequence ATGCGAAAGCCATTCATTTGTGGTAACTGGAAGATGAACACTCGCGGCGAGTGTGGCGTGGCGTTGGCGAAAGCTGTCGCCGCAGGGATTCCCGCCGGCAGCGAAGTGGAAGTCGGCGTTTGCCCTCCCGCCTGTTACCTCGGTGGCGTCGGCGCCGCGATCGCTGGATCGGCTGTCGGACTGGGCGCTCAAAACATGTTGGCTGAAGCCGACGGTGCGTTCACCGGTGAGATCAACCCCGCGATGTTGAACGACCTCGGGTGCCGCTACGTGATCCTCGGACACAGCGAACGCCGCCAGTTCTTCGGCGAAACCAACGAAGGCGTTTCCAAGAAGACCGGCGCCGCATTGGCTGCCGGTTTGGTGCCGATCGTTTGCGTTGGCGAAACGCTGGAACAACGCGAAGGGAATCAAACCGAAGCGGTTGTCGCCGAACAGATCGCCGGCTCGCTGGCTGGTATCTCGGCGGAACAACTGCCGACCGTCGTGATCGCATACGAGCCCGTTTGGGCGATCGGAACCGGTAAAGTCGCATCGCCCGAACAAGCCGAAGCCGTTCACGCTCACATCCGCAAGCTGTTGAGCGACAAGTTTGGTAGCGAAGCGGCTGAAAAAGTCCGCATCCAGTACGGCGGCAGCGTCAAGCCAGGCAATGCGGCGGAACTGTTGGGCCAGCCCAACATCGACGGAGCGTTGGTCGGCGGTGCGAGCCTGAAAGCGGAAGATTTTCTGGGTATTATCGCAGCAGCCTAA
- the secG gene encoding preprotein translocase subunit SecG produces the protein MTALVFASMAGVFFGLTLSTLSLFLILLVLVQRGKGGGLTGALGGPGGQSAFGTKAGDLFTKITSVVALVWIFLCGASVYVMGNALPPVDNAVVVESPSLEGLDAAGEMVDESAAVALPGDDEEVVSEELVDQSDVAVPGDSEESAMTEQPAAEAAKTEEPAAEAPKAEEPAAEAPKTEEPKAEAPKTEEAAAEAAKAEEPAPEAPKAEEPKADAPESEKAGE, from the coding sequence ATGACGGCATTGGTATTTGCAAGCATGGCGGGCGTTTTCTTTGGCTTGACGCTCTCGACTCTCTCCCTGTTCCTGATCCTGTTGGTCCTGGTTCAACGAGGCAAAGGGGGCGGTTTGACAGGAGCGTTGGGTGGACCCGGTGGCCAAAGTGCCTTCGGTACCAAAGCGGGCGACCTGTTTACCAAGATCACCTCGGTCGTCGCCTTGGTCTGGATCTTCTTGTGTGGTGCAAGCGTCTACGTCATGGGCAACGCCCTGCCACCTGTCGACAATGCCGTTGTCGTCGAATCGCCTTCTCTGGAAGGTCTCGATGCCGCCGGCGAAATGGTCGATGAATCGGCTGCTGTCGCTCTGCCTGGCGACGATGAAGAAGTTGTCTCGGAAGAACTCGTCGACCAGTCCGACGTCGCTGTTCCTGGCGATAGCGAAGAATCAGCGATGACCGAACAGCCAGCGGCCGAAGCGGCGAAGACTGAAGAACCTGCAGCCGAGGCTCCAAAGGCTGAAGAGCCAGCAGCGGAAGCTCCAAAAACCGAAGAGCCGAAGGCGGAAGCTCCTAAGACGGAAGAAGCCGCAGCCGAAGCAGCGAAGGCCGAAGAGCCAGCACCAGAAGCTCCTAAGGCTGAAGAGCCCAAGGCGGATGCTCCCGAGAGCGAAAAAGCTGGCGAGTAG
- a CDS encoding YicC/YloC family endoribonuclease, producing MLQSMTGQGQAQSTGDLGTVSVEIRTVNNRGLKLSARLGDQLNRLEPQVDAVVRQHLTRGSVNLNARWQRASAASAYRINEAALTEYHRSLSQLQAKLDDTAPIDLAQLAALPGVIQEADDQTIDPKELWALLQPVLVAALENLNQMRAAEGASMLTSLQTDLALIAEHLEAICKLAPRVVDGYRERLESRIGDLLRERGLEVATIDLLKELQVFADRTDISEEITRLQSHLQMFDETVASEQASGRRLDFVIQEMFRETNTIGSKANDAEIAMHVVDMKCAIERMRELIQNIE from the coding sequence ATGCTTCAAAGTATGACCGGCCAGGGGCAAGCTCAATCGACGGGCGACCTTGGAACCGTAAGCGTCGAGATTCGCACGGTGAACAACCGCGGCTTGAAGCTGTCTGCTCGGTTGGGAGACCAGTTGAATCGGCTCGAACCGCAGGTTGATGCCGTCGTACGCCAGCATTTGACGCGTGGATCCGTCAATCTAAACGCTCGCTGGCAGCGTGCTAGCGCCGCGTCGGCGTATCGGATCAACGAAGCGGCGCTGACCGAATATCACCGCAGCCTGTCGCAACTGCAAGCGAAGCTCGACGACACCGCGCCGATCGATTTGGCTCAACTGGCCGCCCTGCCTGGCGTGATCCAAGAGGCCGACGATCAGACGATCGACCCCAAGGAACTGTGGGCGCTGCTGCAACCGGTGCTGGTGGCGGCGTTGGAGAATCTGAACCAGATGCGAGCGGCCGAAGGGGCATCGATGCTGACCAGCTTGCAGACCGATCTCGCCCTGATCGCCGAGCATCTCGAAGCGATCTGCAAGTTGGCGCCGCGTGTCGTCGACGGCTATCGCGAGCGGCTGGAGTCGCGGATCGGCGACTTGCTGCGGGAGCGTGGGCTGGAGGTCGCCACCATCGATCTGCTAAAAGAACTGCAGGTATTCGCCGATCGGACCGACATCAGCGAAGAGATCACGCGTTTGCAGAGCCATCTGCAGATGTTCGACGAAACGGTCGCCAGCGAACAGGCCAGCGGGCGACGACTCGATTTTGTGATCCAGGAGATGTTTCGCGAAACGAATACGATCGGATCGAAGGCCAACGATGCCGAGATCGCGATGCACGTCGTCGATATGAAATGTGCTATCGAGCGGATGCGGGAACTGATTCAGAATATTGAGTGA
- the gmk gene encoding guanylate kinase yields MKTNTEGRLVIISGPSGAGKSTVVQSLIRECPLPLVLSVSATTRPPRPNERDGREYYFLSNQQFEDLRKDGQFLECEEVFGRGHWYGTLRPQVTTGLKQGQWVILEIDVHGAMRVLEDKELQPITIFLHPGGIEELENRLRARGTETEEAITRRLEVSVGELALMHRYRHEVINDTVDRATSEICEILKSYQERNACSKS; encoded by the coding sequence ATGAAAACGAATACCGAGGGACGTTTAGTCATCATTTCCGGTCCCAGCGGCGCCGGGAAATCTACCGTCGTGCAGTCGTTGATCCGGGAATGCCCACTGCCGTTGGTGCTGAGCGTCTCGGCGACCACGCGGCCTCCTCGCCCCAACGAACGCGACGGGCGGGAGTATTATTTCCTCTCGAACCAGCAGTTCGAAGACCTTCGCAAAGACGGGCAGTTCCTGGAGTGCGAAGAGGTGTTTGGGCGTGGTCATTGGTATGGGACGCTCCGTCCCCAAGTGACCACTGGCTTAAAACAGGGTCAATGGGTTATCTTAGAGATCGATGTTCACGGTGCGATGCGCGTGCTGGAGGACAAAGAACTGCAACCGATCACAATCTTTTTGCATCCCGGCGGGATCGAGGAATTGGAAAATCGGCTGCGGGCTCGGGGCACCGAAACGGAAGAGGCGATCACGCGTCGCTTGGAAGTCTCCGTGGGCGAACTGGCTCTGATGCACCGCTACCGCCACGAAGTGATCAATGACACGGTTGACCGTGCGACGTCTGAAATCTGTGAAATACTGAAATCCTACCAGGAGCGGAACGCATGCTCGAAGAGCTGA
- a CDS encoding DNA-directed RNA polymerase subunit omega — protein sequence MLEELKEEEIVNKVGGRFKLSTLIQKRLVQLNQGSRALVNVGTHDRMQIVLQEIVQDKIYLNTSNEVQTVDDMNIIPEGPDLDVSDL from the coding sequence ATGCTCGAAGAGCTGAAAGAGGAAGAGATCGTCAACAAGGTTGGCGGTCGATTCAAGCTGTCTACATTGATTCAGAAGCGATTGGTGCAATTGAACCAAGGCAGTCGCGCGCTGGTAAATGTCGGCACCCACGATCGGATGCAAATCGTTTTGCAAGAGATCGTTCAAGACAAGATCTACTTGAACACGTCCAACGAAGTTCAAACCGTCGACGACATGAACATTATTCCCGAAGGTCCCGATTTGGACGTCAGCGACCTGTAG
- a CDS encoding methyltransferase: MTHNALRFPETDPTPIFEHFRGNQGSDLLTAAVAHFDLFGSLDRQPCSFDELAQRLGLAARPANVLVTALRAMKLLELREGRLELTPLAREHLVPGSDFDCGDYLGLAAQTPSVLQMVSLLKSNRPIGADASDGDGAAFIYRDGIASAMEAADTARHFTLALSGRAKNVAPALAEVADLTGARQLLDIGGGTGIYSYALLQKHPALQAILLDRPEVLHVAEEVGQRYGVLDRCKFVGGDMFADPLPADVDAILLSNILHDWDLPECQNLIGRCAAALAPGGRLMIHDVFLNDALDGPLPIALYSASLFSLTEGRAYSGGEYRGWMEAAGLKCSETIATTGVHCGLLIATKPA, encoded by the coding sequence GTGACGCACAACGCACTCCGCTTTCCGGAAACCGATCCGACACCGATCTTCGAACACTTTCGCGGCAATCAAGGCTCCGATCTGTTGACCGCTGCGGTCGCTCACTTCGATCTCTTTGGGAGTCTCGATCGGCAGCCTTGTTCGTTCGATGAACTCGCCCAGCGGCTCGGCTTGGCCGCCCGGCCTGCCAACGTGCTGGTGACCGCGCTGCGCGCGATGAAGTTGTTGGAACTTCGCGAAGGACGACTGGAATTGACGCCGCTGGCGCGAGAGCACTTGGTGCCGGGATCCGATTTCGATTGCGGCGACTACCTGGGGCTAGCCGCTCAAACTCCATCGGTTCTGCAGATGGTCTCGCTGCTGAAATCGAATCGGCCGATCGGCGCCGATGCAAGCGATGGCGACGGGGCAGCGTTTATCTACCGCGACGGAATCGCATCGGCGATGGAAGCTGCCGATACAGCGCGACACTTCACGCTGGCTCTTTCGGGGCGGGCAAAAAACGTGGCTCCCGCACTTGCAGAGGTCGCCGACCTGACCGGCGCCCGGCAGTTGTTGGATATCGGCGGCGGAACGGGCATCTATTCCTACGCGCTGCTGCAGAAACATCCGGCGCTGCAGGCGATTCTGTTGGATCGTCCCGAAGTGCTCCACGTGGCCGAGGAGGTGGGGCAGCGATACGGCGTGTTGGATCGCTGCAAATTCGTTGGCGGAGACATGTTCGCCGATCCGCTGCCGGCGGACGTCGACGCGATCCTGCTATCAAACATCTTGCACGACTGGGATCTGCCGGAGTGCCAAAACCTGATCGGTCGCTGCGCCGCGGCGCTCGCACCGGGCGGGCGGTTGATGATCCACGATGTCTTTCTGAACGATGCCCTCGACGGGCCGTTACCGATCGCTCTTTATTCGGCATCGCTCTTTTCGCTGACCGAAGGGCGAGCGTACAGCGGCGGCGAATACCGTGGCTGGATGGAAGCGGCGGGACTGAAGTGCAGCGAAACGATCGCGACGACTGGCGTCCACTGCGGACTGCTGATAGCGACCAAGCCGGCGTAA